In Oscarella lobularis chromosome 18, ooOscLobu1.1, whole genome shotgun sequence, the following proteins share a genomic window:
- the LOC136197911 gene encoding calcium uniporter protein, mitochondrial-like: protein MALLGSFRLGFPRLATVSGSPQTKPFLLRQWAKQATRHRNDSAGVAAAPSVTYLHGYPVVRVPLASRPETCSFTLQPVSHTVADFIQFLKAEDGGIDRVGLFNSDGSRIAQATPIAMVMWNDFKLVVNDREYDVKTPDEAKLPPTAFDAMSTYGDVKAMIQKLYVALNVEEHQRNKEKEIQTEIERLEHELKPLDDHHAELAKRSHFRTNVLVWGGLAYLAAQFGFLARLTWWEYSWDIMEPVTYFVGQGFALAAYAYFVLTREEYLYPGARDRQYLSFLHRGMSSKGVDIRRYNELKDALAHKKDQLRCLHDALQLNLTAPRKLDN, encoded by the exons TTCCTCCTCCGCCAATGGGCCAAACAGGCGACACGACACCGCAACGATTCAGCCG GCGTGGCTGCTGCTCCTTCTGTGACGTATCTACACGGCTATCCCGTCGTGCGCGTTCCGCTTGCGTCGCGCCCAGAGACGTGCTCATTTACACTTCAACCCGTCTCGCACACAGTTGCCGATTTTATTCAATTTCTCAAAGCCGAAGACGGCGGAATCGATCGCGTCGGTCTGTTCAATTCGGACGGAAGTCGAATTGCGCAGGCCACGCCTATTGCCATGGTAATGTGGAACGATTTCAAGTTGGTGGTCAATGATCGAGAGTACGATGTGAAGACTCCTGATGAGG CAAAACTGCCACCGACAGCTTTCGATGCCATGAGCACTTACGGCGACGTCAAGGCAATGATTCAAAAGCTCTACGTCGCATTGAACGTCGAGGAACATCAG CGtaacaaagagaaagaaattcagACGGAAATTGAGCGTCTTGAACATGAGCTGAAACCTCTAGACGATCATCACGCGGAGCTAGCGAAGCGCTCTCACTTCCGAACCAACGTTCTCGTGTGGGGCGGCCTCGCCTATCTCGCCGCGCAGTTTGGCTTTCTCGCCCGACTCACCTGGTGGGAATACTCGTGGGACATCATGGAACCGGTCACGTATTTCGTCGGTCAAGGTTTCGCACTCGCTGCTTACGCCTACTTCGTTCTCACACGCGag gAATACCTTTATCCCGGTGCGCGCGACCGCCAATACTTGTCCTTTTTGCATCGAGGCATGTCGTCGAAGGGCGTCGACATTCGCCGCTATAACGAGCTCAAGGACGCCTTAGCTCACAAGAAAGATCAGCTACGCTGTCTTCATGATGCCCTCCAACTCAATCTGACCGCTCCCAGAAAACTTGACAACTAG